In Janthinobacterium rivuli, a single genomic region encodes these proteins:
- a CDS encoding class I SAM-dependent methyltransferase has translation MSDTSSPTVHPQIHWSENGAEHSARWRSESGMPPPKRVVIADDRTTADQAYRLACEGTAMLWRGDFQNARQLLQALARRADHKNDKPSKKAKAAKLAKPEPTATEAFHLHRQAQSQRARTLAMLLLPFDADYTIPLRRAPDVKLACNEAYGRGEEPFVASLRELLGLIGAHEWRRTGVELPALGQRIHPHYGVFAPIRGEYVGLVMEAPLPARAKLAFDIGTGTGVLAAVLAQRGVQRIVATDQDPRALSCARENLARLDVIDKVEVVQADLFPAGRAPLVVCNPPWLPARPSSPIEYAVYDPDSRMLRGFLAGLADHLEPGGEGWLILSDLAEHLGLRPRAQLLEWITQAGLKVIDRLDVKPTHPRAQDATDSLHAARSQEITSLWRLAAA, from the coding sequence ATGTCCGACACTTCTTCACCTACCGTTCATCCGCAGATCCACTGGAGCGAAAACGGCGCCGAGCATTCGGCCCGCTGGCGCTCGGAAAGCGGCATGCCGCCGCCCAAGCGCGTCGTCATCGCCGATGACCGCACGACGGCCGACCAGGCTTACCGCCTGGCCTGCGAAGGCACGGCCATGCTGTGGCGCGGCGACTTCCAGAATGCGCGCCAGCTGCTGCAGGCGCTGGCGCGGCGCGCCGACCACAAGAACGACAAACCGAGCAAAAAGGCCAAGGCCGCCAAGCTGGCCAAGCCGGAACCGACGGCCACGGAAGCGTTTCACTTGCACCGCCAGGCCCAGTCGCAGCGCGCCCGCACCCTGGCCATGCTGCTGCTGCCTTTTGACGCCGACTACACGATTCCGCTGCGCCGCGCGCCGGACGTGAAACTGGCGTGCAATGAAGCATATGGCCGCGGCGAAGAGCCGTTCGTCGCCTCGCTGCGCGAGCTGCTGGGCCTGATCGGCGCGCACGAATGGCGCCGCACGGGCGTGGAACTGCCGGCCCTGGGCCAGCGCATCCACCCGCACTACGGCGTGTTCGCGCCCATCCGCGGCGAATACGTGGGCCTGGTGATGGAAGCGCCGCTGCCCGCGCGCGCCAAGCTGGCCTTCGACATCGGCACCGGCACGGGCGTGCTGGCCGCCGTGCTGGCGCAACGCGGCGTGCAACGCATCGTCGCGACCGACCAGGACCCGCGCGCCCTGTCCTGCGCGCGCGAAAACCTGGCCCGCCTCGATGTGATCGACAAGGTCGAGGTGGTGCAGGCCGACCTGTTCCCCGCCGGCCGCGCCCCGCTCGTCGTGTGCAATCCGCCATGGCTGCCGGCCCGCCCAAGCTCGCCGATCGAATACGCCGTCTACGATCCGGACAGCCGCATGCTGCGCGGCTTCCTCGCCGGCCTGGCCGACCACCTGGAGCCGGGCGGCGAAGGCTGGCTGATTTTGTCGGACCTGGCCGAGCACCTGGGACTGCGCCCGCGCGCGCAATTACTGGAATGGATCACGCAAGCGGGCTTGAAGGTCATCGACCGCCTGGACGTGAAACCCACGCACCCGCGCGCGCAGGATGCGACGGACAGCCTGCATGCGGCCCGCTCGCAGGAAATCACCTCGCTGTGGCGCCTGGCGGCGGCGTAA
- a CDS encoding AAA family ATPase encodes MKILKISGKNLASLAGEFEVDFQQEPLASSGLFAISGPTGAGKSTLLDALCLALYDATPRLLKVLGRGSALPDVGKETVNAQDTRTLLRRGTPDGYAQVDFVGNDGASYRARWSVRRSRTKAEGALQATAMSLHQLPALQPIGGTKTEVKEEIEKRIGLSFDQFTRAVLLAQNEFSTFLKTEDNERGELLETLTGSSIYTDISMRAFERAKKEKQVLERLGEKLADQRPLSPEERAETATLGEAAEATLHTIDLRKAVLELQQRWHQETHKLQSQITVAQEVLDGADAERAAAEERRAALAQWELLQPARPLIDGVARLAGEIASTGAALEASRLQAAQAVASETQLAQAVQLAAADLLAREAALRDAAPLLDQAKALDAGIAAHLPAHRQAQDGALAADQANEAARATLHDLQQRQQAMQAEQETGRQWLTSHQQWQALAQSWQLWDQLFAQAGQAAAQADAAEASMAASARQVRLAFDATQAAQTALDSAAAALALRDAERREALAAMQAIDGQGLQEQRGQLEAHARMLSSAEKTWSELARQQQALAHWQAKAAQLAQAAQTESTALAVEAAQTALLEARLAQAEKSLKGAEAACAASVAQLRATLQDEQPCPVCGALEHPYIHAGHADEALQAMLASLQDEVLACRTQARGNLERLATHKAALAAHLHEKAQTAEELSALPSIIDSLNAQWQPHADILPLPQEDQRADWFAQQLVANAAGLQALAQQEAALRQASTLREQAQAAHELASSEHARCTSTVAEAQARLAQLQAQQAGNADKGETARAALDALLAQLDAAFDDVEGAEGWKDNWRAGPAAFRAARESESRQWLKQQTDQDQRGHALATLAAQLEAALLAAGKAQHTAQEAHAAFAAADKQRTALQTRRSALWQGQSVAEVERSLAGAIAQAKEQLAQQQTAAQSASQQRTRLDEACAQMAQRLAALREQQHGATAALHDWLQQFQQRHAGHAPATLDALRARLAIAPDAMRAERDALQVIADRHTAAVSVLAERRQQLAMHVQQPPEALEMDVAVLQAALDALLQERQAANQEATRLRLAIAQDDARRHSAQAMLAQIEAQAVIERRWASLNELIGSADGKKFRNYAQQFTLEVLLGYANAHLNHLARRYQLERIDNPNNPSLGLMVRDQDMGGELRSVHSLSGGESFLVSLALALGLASLSSNRVRVESLFIDEGFGSLDTETLRVAMDALDGLQAMGRKVGVISHVQEMTERIATRILVQPGSGGKSVVTVR; translated from the coding sequence ATGAAAATCCTGAAAATCAGCGGCAAGAACCTGGCCTCGCTGGCCGGCGAATTTGAAGTCGACTTCCAGCAGGAACCGCTGGCGTCATCCGGCCTGTTCGCCATCAGCGGTCCCACGGGCGCGGGCAAGAGCACCCTGCTCGACGCCCTGTGCCTGGCCCTGTACGACGCCACGCCGCGTTTGCTGAAAGTGCTGGGACGGGGCAGCGCCCTGCCCGACGTGGGCAAGGAAACCGTCAATGCCCAGGATACGCGCACCCTGCTGCGCCGCGGCACGCCGGACGGTTACGCGCAAGTGGACTTCGTCGGCAACGACGGCGCAAGCTACCGCGCGCGCTGGAGCGTGCGCCGCTCGCGCACCAAGGCGGAGGGGGCGCTGCAGGCGACCGCCATGAGCTTGCACCAGCTGCCCGCGCTGCAGCCCATCGGCGGCACCAAGACGGAAGTCAAGGAAGAAATCGAAAAGCGCATCGGCCTGTCGTTCGACCAGTTTACGCGCGCCGTGCTGCTGGCGCAGAACGAGTTTTCCACCTTCCTCAAGACGGAAGACAATGAACGGGGCGAGTTGCTGGAAACCCTGACCGGCAGCAGCATCTATACCGACATTTCCATGCGCGCCTTCGAGCGGGCGAAAAAGGAAAAGCAGGTCCTCGAACGCCTGGGCGAAAAGCTGGCCGACCAGCGGCCATTGTCGCCGGAAGAACGGGCCGAGACGGCAACCTTGGGCGAGGCGGCCGAAGCCACCCTGCACACCATCGACTTGCGCAAGGCCGTACTGGAACTGCAGCAGCGCTGGCACCAGGAGACGCACAAGCTGCAAAGCCAGATAACAGTGGCGCAGGAAGTACTCGATGGCGCGGATGCCGAACGGGCCGCCGCCGAAGAGCGCCGCGCAGCGCTGGCGCAGTGGGAATTGCTGCAGCCGGCGCGGCCCCTGATCGACGGCGTGGCGCGCCTGGCCGGCGAGATCGCCAGCACCGGCGCCGCGCTGGAAGCGTCGCGCCTGCAGGCCGCACAAGCCGTGGCCAGCGAGACGCAGCTGGCGCAGGCCGTGCAGCTGGCGGCGGCGGACTTGCTGGCCAGGGAAGCGGCGCTGCGCGATGCGGCACCCCTGCTCGACCAGGCCAAGGCGCTCGACGCAGGCATTGCGGCCCACTTGCCCGCGCACCGCCAGGCGCAAGATGGCGCCTTGGCCGCCGACCAGGCCAACGAGGCGGCGCGCGCCACCTTGCACGATCTGCAGCAGCGCCAGCAGGCCATGCAGGCGGAGCAGGAAACGGGCCGCCAGTGGCTGACATCGCACCAGCAGTGGCAGGCGCTGGCGCAATCGTGGCAGTTGTGGGATCAATTGTTTGCCCAGGCCGGGCAAGCGGCCGCGCAAGCCGATGCGGCCGAGGCCAGCATGGCAGCATCGGCGCGCCAGGTGCGCCTGGCCTTTGACGCCACCCAGGCGGCGCAAACGGCGCTGGACAGCGCCGCGGCCGCGCTGGCGCTGCGCGATGCCGAACGGCGCGAGGCGCTGGCGGCCATGCAAGCCATCGATGGCCAGGGGCTGCAGGAACAGCGCGGCCAGCTGGAGGCACACGCGCGCATGTTGAGCAGCGCGGAAAAAACCTGGAGCGAACTGGCGCGCCAGCAGCAGGCGTTGGCGCACTGGCAAGCGAAGGCAGCCCAACTGGCGCAGGCCGCGCAAACGGAAAGCACGGCACTGGCAGTGGAAGCGGCGCAAACGGCGCTGCTGGAAGCGCGCCTGGCGCAGGCGGAAAAATCGTTGAAAGGCGCGGAAGCGGCATGCGCGGCCAGCGTCGCGCAGCTGCGCGCCACCTTGCAGGACGAGCAGCCCTGCCCCGTCTGCGGCGCGCTGGAACACCCATATATCCACGCTGGCCACGCCGACGAGGCCTTGCAGGCGATGCTGGCCAGCTTGCAGGATGAGGTGCTGGCTTGCCGCACGCAGGCGCGCGGCAATCTGGAACGGCTGGCCACGCACAAGGCGGCACTGGCCGCCCATCTGCACGAAAAGGCGCAGACGGCGGAAGAACTATCTGCACTGCCGTCCATCATCGACAGCCTGAATGCACAGTGGCAGCCGCATGCCGACATCTTGCCGCTGCCGCAGGAAGACCAGCGCGCGGACTGGTTCGCGCAGCAACTGGTGGCCAATGCGGCAGGCTTGCAGGCGCTGGCGCAGCAGGAAGCGGCGCTGCGCCAGGCCAGTACACTGCGCGAGCAGGCGCAGGCGGCGCATGAACTGGCGTCCAGCGAGCACGCGCGCTGCACCAGCACCGTCGCCGAGGCGCAAGCGCGGCTGGCCCAGCTGCAGGCGCAGCAAGCGGGCAACGCCGACAAGGGCGAGACGGCGCGCGCCGCGCTCGATGCCTTGCTGGCGCAGCTCGATGCCGCGTTTGACGACGTGGAAGGAGCCGAAGGCTGGAAAGACAACTGGCGCGCCGGTCCGGCCGCCTTCCGCGCGGCGCGGGAATCGGAAAGCCGGCAATGGCTGAAACAGCAAACGGACCAGGACCAGCGCGGCCACGCGCTGGCGACCCTGGCCGCGCAACTGGAAGCGGCGCTGCTGGCCGCCGGCAAGGCGCAGCACACGGCGCAGGAAGCCCACGCCGCCTTTGCGGCCGCCGATAAACAGCGCACGGCACTGCAAACGCGGCGCAGCGCGCTATGGCAGGGCCAGAGCGTGGCCGAGGTCGAGCGCAGCCTGGCAGGCGCCATCGCCCAGGCCAAAGAACAGCTGGCGCAGCAGCAAACGGCGGCGCAGTCGGCCAGCCAGCAGCGCACGCGCCTCGATGAAGCGTGCGCGCAGATGGCACAGCGCCTGGCCGCCTTGCGGGAACAGCAACACGGCGCCACCGCCGCCCTGCACGACTGGCTGCAGCAGTTCCAGCAGCGTCACGCCGGCCACGCGCCCGCCACGCTCGACGCGCTGCGCGCGCGCCTGGCCATCGCGCCGGACGCCATGCGCGCCGAACGCGACGCCCTGCAAGTGATCGCCGACCGCCACACGGCTGCCGTTTCCGTGCTGGCCGAACGCCGGCAGCAACTGGCGATGCACGTGCAACAGCCGCCGGAGGCGCTGGAAATGGACGTGGCCGTGCTGCAGGCCGCGCTCGACGCGCTGCTGCAGGAACGCCAGGCGGCGAACCAGGAAGCGACGCGCTTGCGCCTGGCCATCGCGCAGGACGACGCACGGCGCCACAGCGCGCAAGCGATGCTGGCGCAGATCGAGGCGCAAGCCGTCATCGAGCGGCGCTGGGCCAGCCTGAATGAATTGATCGGCTCGGCCGACGGCAAGAAATTCCGCAACTACGCGCAGCAATTCACGCTGGAAGTGCTGCTCGGCTATGCCAACGCGCACCTGAACCACCTGGCGCGCCGCTATCAGCTGGAACGCATCGACAACCCGAACAATCCATCGCTGGGCCTGATGGTGCGCGACCAGGACATGGGCGGCGAGCTGCGCTCCGTGCATTCGCTGTCGGGCGGCGAATCGTTCCTCGTTTCGCTGGCCCTGGCGCTGGGCCTGGCCTCGCTGTCCTCGAACCGCGTGCGCGTGGAATCGCTGTTCATCGACGAAGGCTTCGGCAGCCTGGACACGGAAACCCTGCGCGTGGCCATGGATGCGCTCGACGGCTTGCAAGCGATGGGCCGCAAGGTGGGCGTCATCTCGCACGTACAGGAAATGACGGAGCGCATCGCCACCCGCATCCTTGTGCAGCCGGGATCCGGCGGTAAGAGCGTGGTGACGGTGCGCTAG
- a CDS encoding exonuclease SbcCD subunit D C-terminal domain-containing protein — protein sequence MRLLHTSDWHLGQTLHNFERGYEHQRFLDWLLDTLVAEQADVLLVAGDVFDNANPSAASQKQLYVFLQQARARLPALQLVVVAGNHDSAGRLEAPGPLLAAHGTHVIGHLLRGEAGNIDLERLLLPLAGADGQVQAWCLAVPFLRPGDVPKLPAGDTQDAYLGGIALLYRQLTDLALARRQPGQAILAMGHCHMVGGEMSNDSERRIVIGGTEMLPSGIFDAAIAYAALGHLHKAQAVGGQEHIRYCGSPIPLSFAEVNYRHQVLCLDIDGEALQSVRAIEVPRAVPLLRVPATPAPINEVLAQLAALDVPAAPAEAQPFLEVRVRLDAPEPGLRTRIETALDGKPVRLAKIETSSAARSSAPENMTLDQLGQLQPDDIFRRLYLQKYGKEAPPEQLSALAELLLPGA from the coding sequence ATGCGCCTGCTGCACACTTCCGACTGGCATCTGGGCCAGACCCTGCACAATTTTGAAAGGGGCTACGAGCACCAGCGCTTCCTCGACTGGCTGCTCGACACGCTCGTCGCCGAACAGGCCGACGTGCTGCTGGTGGCGGGCGACGTGTTCGACAACGCCAACCCGTCGGCCGCCTCGCAAAAGCAGTTATATGTCTTCCTGCAGCAGGCGCGCGCGCGCCTGCCCGCGCTGCAACTGGTCGTCGTCGCCGGCAACCACGATTCGGCGGGGCGGCTGGAAGCGCCCGGCCCCCTGCTGGCCGCGCATGGCACGCACGTGATTGGCCATCTGCTGCGCGGCGAGGCAGGCAATATCGACCTGGAACGCCTGCTGCTGCCTTTGGCGGGCGCCGACGGGCAAGTGCAAGCCTGGTGCCTGGCCGTGCCCTTTTTGCGCCCCGGCGACGTGCCGAAACTGCCGGCCGGCGATACGCAGGATGCCTACCTGGGCGGCATCGCCCTGCTGTACCGGCAATTGACGGACCTGGCGCTGGCGCGCCGCCAGCCCGGCCAAGCCATCCTTGCCATGGGCCACTGCCACATGGTGGGCGGCGAAATGTCGAACGATTCCGAGCGCCGCATCGTCATCGGCGGCACGGAGATGCTGCCGTCGGGGATTTTTGACGCCGCCATCGCGTATGCGGCGCTGGGCCATTTGCACAAGGCGCAGGCCGTGGGCGGCCAGGAGCACATCCGCTACTGCGGCAGCCCGATTCCCCTGTCCTTCGCGGAGGTGAACTACCGCCACCAGGTGCTGTGCCTCGACATCGACGGCGAAGCGCTGCAGTCCGTGCGCGCCATCGAAGTGCCGCGCGCCGTACCCCTGCTGCGCGTGCCCGCCACGCCGGCGCCCATCAACGAGGTACTGGCGCAGCTGGCCGCCCTCGACGTGCCCGCCGCGCCAGCCGAAGCGCAGCCCTTCCTGGAAGTGCGCGTGCGCCTCGATGCGCCGGAACCGGGCCTGCGCACGCGCATCGAAACGGCGCTCGACGGCAAGCCCGTGCGCCTGGCGAAGATCGAAACGTCGAGCGCCGCGCGCAGCAGCGCGCCCGAGAACATGACGCTAGACCAATTGGGCCAGCTGCAGCCCGACGACATCTTCCGCCGCCTGTACCTGCAAAAATATGGCAAGGAAGCGCCACCCGAACAACTGTCGGCCCTGGCCGAACTGCTGCTGCCCGGCGCGTGA